The genomic window CCCTGACGGCGGGCGTAATCCTTTTCGGCCGACGGTCCGGATACATGCGACGATTTCACGCGCGATTTCTCGGGCATGTCGCGATTTCTCGGGCATTGCGGTGCGGAAGGTTTTAGTGTAACATTATAGACAAATTGTTAGTCCCCACGACTCAAGGGAGGTGGAACAGGCGATGTGTGAAGCCAATGCGTACCTGCTCAAAGACGGGAAAGAACTGTTGTTCATGGAATCGGTGGACGTGTTGGAGGACGAGGGAAGCCAGATCAGGGTCCAGAGCATTTTCGGGGAACAGAAGGTCGTGAAAGCCAGGATCAGAAGCATGTCCCTGGTCGAACACAAGATCGTCCTCGAGGAGCGAACCTGATCGGTCACCGGTTGGGCGAATGCTTCCCATTCGGTACGGAAGCGGGACCGTCTTCATCCTTCCGGTCACAGTACCAGTCGATCTGCCTGCAAATGCCTCTCACGATTTTCACTTCTCCGGCACGGAGCCCTATTCGACTGAAGAATCGCCGGACACTCAGCATCCAATAGTCGGGATTATCCTGATTGATGAAATTGATCCTGGCCAGCGTATCGCGGAGCTGGTCGTACATGCCTTCGAGCTCTCTGCGCGCGGCGAGCCGAGGCACGAAGCGCTGCGGCTCCTCCCGGTTTGCCGTGTAGAGTTCGTAAGCCACGATCATCACTGCCTGGGCGAGGTTTATGGAGGCAAAATCCGCCGTGGGAATGGTGACCAGGAAATCGCAAAACCTCAGTTGCTCATTGGTGAGCCCGCTGCTCTCCGTTCCGAACAGGATGGCCGCTTCGTTCTCCCGGCTGATGGAGACCAGCTCATCGGCCATCTGTCGTGGATTCCTGACCCTTTGCCGGCGCGAACCCAGGCGCGCCGTGGTGCCCACGACGTGCCGGAAAGGCGCCAGGGCGTTGCGCAGGTCGTCGTATATCTCCATGGCTTCCACCACGTCTCGCGCGGCGTGAGTCGCCATCTTCAGAACACGGTCGAGATCGAAATCCAGCGGATTGACCACGAGAAGCCGCCGAATACCCATATTCTTTGCGGACCGTGCCGCCGCTCCGATGTTCTCCGGGTAGTGAGGCTCATTGAGAACGATCGCGATGTTTTCGAGGTTGACTCTCATCGGGTTGTTTACTCCGCTCTGCATTTGCATTGCCGCAGCCTGCCGAATCGGGGCGCATTCGATCATAACGATCGGAATGGGGAAAGGTATAAGATTTTTCGAACCGGATCAAGCGCGCCCGTCAACCATTCATGTCGAGACCATCCGAGATCGCCGTTGACACTCATTTTAGCCGATGTTTAAATAGAATCATGGGCTTCGGTTTCCTCCCGGAAATCGAAGGCATGGCGCGGCAAGGCGCGTCGGAATTGCCCATTCCCTTTTGCGACAGGCTTTCCGGGTGGATACGAATGAACGGCAGTGCAATGACGATTCCTCGGGAGATCGGCTCCGCGGGAAGCTGATTTTCAATTGCGGTGAGGGACATATGTGCGCCGAGAGAATAAGAGAATCGGTCATAGCCGGGAGCTGGTATCCCGACAACCCCGGTGCCTTGAGAAACGAGATCGCGGGCTATCTCAAGCGGGCCCGGCCGCACCCCGGCAGGGAGAACCTGATCGGCCTCGTGGCCCCGCACGCGGGATACATGTATTCGGGCGAGGTTGCCGCTCACGCGTACCGGCAATTGGAGGGCAGCCGCTTCGAGCGCGTGCTGATTGTGGCCCCAAGTCATCGAACCCGTTTTCCATCGTCAACCATTTACCACCTGGGAGGCTTCCGGACTCCCCTGGGGGTGGTCCCGCTCGATGTCGACCTCGTCCAGGCGTTCCTGGAACACCCGCAGCTCAGAGGATATTATCCCCAGGCGGAAGACCAGGAGCATTCACTCGAAATTCAGCTGCCGTTCCTGCAGGTTGTGCTCGGCGAGTTCAAACTGGTGCCGATCATCATGGGCAACCAGACTTACGAGCATTGCACAGAGCTGGCGGAGCTCATCGAGAAGCTGTGCAGGAACAAGAACGTGTTGCTGATCGCCAGCAGCGATTTGTCCCATTATCACTCGTACCGTGAGGCAAAACAACTGGACGGGATAGTGACCGCGAGAGTCGCGGCATTCGACTGCCAGGGTCTTTTCCGGGACCTGAACGACGGGGCCTGCGAGGCGTGCGGCGCCGGTCCGATGGTCGCAGTCATGCTTGCAGCCGGGAAGCTGGGAGCGAATGTGTCGAGGGTTTTGCATTACGCCAACTCCGGCGATGTCACGGGAGAACGCAGTGGTGTGGTCGGCTATATGGCGGCGGCTTTCTACAGGGAGTAATCCGAAGGGCGAGGACCGCAGTATGCACAGGGGCAAAGTGGGGGTTGATCTGGGACTGTCCGCGGAAGAAAAGCAAACGCTCAGGCAGATTGCTTTCCAGGCCATTCGCAGCCGCTGTTTCGGCGAGCCCCTGCCCGAACCTTCCCCGGAATCGCCGGGGCTCAAAGAACGGCGCGGCGCTTTCGTATGCCTGCACAAAGGCAAGGAGCTCAGGGGCTGCATCGGCATGATCGAACCGATCGAACCCCTGTACAAGACGGTACGGAACATGGCCGTCGAAGCGGCTTTCGGCGATCCGCGCTTCTGCGCTCTCCAATCGGACGAGCTCGACAGGGTCGACATCGAAATATCCGTTCTCACTCGCCTCGAGCGGATCTCCGACACGGAACGCATAGAAATCGGGAAACACGGCATCTACATCCGAAAGAATTACCAGACGGGCCTGCTGCTGCCCCAGGTTGCAACGGACAATCATTGGGACACCCGGGAGTTCCTGGAATGGACCTGCCGAAAGGCGGGAATCCCGTCGGATGCATGGAAGGATCCCGATACCGAGATCTACATTTTTTCGGCGGACATTTTCTAACGGACCGCTCCGGGCACCGCGCCACACGCGATTTGCCGATGGACGGCCAATTCGGCTTCCCGGGCGAAAAGCTTGTCGTCGCCAGGTCCGCGGAACGTCACGTGGGAATCGGGACCCGGCGCGGAATGGTATGTGCGGGGCCATGGAACCGCAACACGGTCAAGTGAGGGTGCGCGGTGGCAGAGATATTGGATTTGCAGGATCACAGGCGCCGCCTTTGTGCCGGCAAGGGATACGCCAACTGGAGCCGGAGATTTGCCGAATCTTTTGACGAAAAAACCACCATCGCCGACTTGAGCGACCCGACCCTGGGGGTGTTGATCCGGGGCGACGAGGAAGCCTCCCTGTGCCTCCACGATTTCGTCATGGGGGTGATGGGGCTGGGACAGGGACTGCGATTCCATTTCCTCGACAACACAATGAAAATGTCGGTGATGGATCTGACCTTCTTCCTGCTGGATCAGCTCCGTTTTGAAGCGATGAAAAGGCTCGGATGGCTCGAAGACCACCCCGGCCTGCACGTTCCGATGGTTGATCTGGTGAGTTTCTTCCGGGACACTTCCCCGGGGGAGATATATGACACGCCGACGCTGGCGCGGAGTCATCCAGGCTTCGAAGAATACGAAAAAACGATTGGAGGAGATCGCGGAGCCTATGTCCGTAGACTGATCCCGGACGCCATCAAGGAGTTCCTGAAGCGGTATGCCCCGGACGCGTGAGCCGCGGAGCCCCCCGCAAACCGTCATGAGTCGGAAGCTCATAACGAAACATGAAAATCATCCGTGTCATTTCCGGGCAGGCGCAAATCCGCGAAAAGCCGCCGGACTTTCAATCCCTTCCGGGGTGACGGCCGGGTTTTCATACAGACCCGATCACGCCGGTTCTCACCACCGGAACAGACCCACAGTCTGCTCGGAGCCCAAGTCGCCGGAAAGACGACCCCGTGCCCAAAGAACGATACCATCTGATGATAGCGGACCGTTGCTTCGACGCGATGCGCGCTTCGAAAACCCTGCCCTTATCGCTCGACGCCCATCGGTTCGCATTCCGATTGGGCTCGATTTCTCCTGACACCCTGTTCTACGATTTGCCTTTTTTCTTCTTCTCCGATACGGGCCGCGCCCTCCATCGATTTGCAGCACGAGCATCGATTGGAGCATTTGCCGCCCGGCTGGACGGCAGGCAGACGTCTCTGCGGGACGAAGGCCTGGCGTGGGTGCTCGGAATGGCCTCTCACTTTCTTGCGGATGAGCTCTATCACCCGGTCATCAATCGACTGGCGCATCCGGAACGCGGTTTCTGTCCCCCAAAGCTCTCCGCGGGGGATTGTCATCATTGGGTGGAAAGTGAGATGGAGGCGGCGCGGCTCTCCCTCTCGGCACCGCCGGACGGCTATGCCGCATTCCTTCGGAAGGCGACCCGCCGCTCCGCGGTCGCGCGGATCAGCGGCTTCCTCCATGAGTTCCTGAAATGGTGGGGCGCGGCGCCTCGGATCCCCGGCGCGGGCAGGATCAGGTGCTGCTTTTTCTGGCAAGCCTCGCTTCTGAGGGTATTCGCGCATGTGGCCGCGGGCCGAAACAAATCACTGCTGACGAGGCACCGGGCCACAACTTATGCGGGAGCCTTGATCGTCCCTCCTCTCCCGGTGCTTCCCGCCATTCTCGAGCGCACAGGGCGTGCCGAACCGGACTTGCTCGCTCTTTTTTCGGATGAATTCTTCGATTCCGCGGTCAACCTCTTATCCGGCCGTCTGAGCGAGCTTGCAGCACGGTTTTGACAATACCTTCCGCGTCCAGTCCTTCCAGGCGATAAAGAACTTCGGGATGACCGGAAAGCCCGTAGCTTCGAACCCCGAGGCGGATCATCCGACAGGCCGCTCCCGCCTCGGCCAGCACGGTCGAAACCCTGGCGCCGAGGCCCGTGTCGATGTGATGGTCTTCAGCTGTGATCACGAACCCGGTACCCGCGGCTTCCAAAACGGCGTCGGCATCGAGCGGCTTGATCGATGCCAGGTTCAGGACGCTCATCTCGATGCCGTGGCGCGCGGCCAATTCTTCGCGCGCCCGGAGGGCATTGTGCACCACCGGCCCGCAGCTCAGTATCGCGCCGTGACCGCCCCGCCGCAGCCAATCCGCCTTCCCCGGCACAAACCGGTAATCCCCCCCGAAAAACGGCTTGCCGGATTCGTCCGAAATGATGCCCATCTTGGACCTTCCCATCCCCACAAAATGGTTCCCCGGATGGGAGGCGACATGCCGAACAATCCGGTCCGTCTGGTTGGGATCCGCGGGCATAAAGATTGAAAACCCGTAGAGGTTCTGCACCAGGCCGATGTAATCGATACACTGATGCGTCTGACCGTCCTCTCCCACATCGAGCCCCAGGTGCGTGCAAACCAGCTTGAGATGGGTGTGGTTGATGTCGTTGAGCCGCTGCTGATTGTAAACTTCGGATACGCCGAACACGCCGAAAGTGCTGAAAAAAACCACGAAGCCTTCCTTGCTGGCCGCTCCCGCCAGCGTGGCGGTGTTGTGTTCCTGGATCCCTCCTTCAAAGAAACATCCGGGATTTTGCCGGTGAAAAGCGTCCATCTTTACCGATCCTTCCAGGTCGCAACTGAACCCCAGAATTCTCGGGTGTTCGCCCGCATTGTTGAGTCGCGCCAGATCCTCGAGGGCCGCCCCATAGGCCGAACGGCAGTCGGTCGTCACATCCATTGCGTACGTCTTGGGCTGACCGGGTTCGATTTTGGAGTGATCGAGCGCCGGGCAAAACGGGGCGTGGAAGACGCGCAGGGTTTTACGCCTTCCCCGGAGCGCCGGAAGCGGATTATCGAGGCCCAGTTCTTTCAGGGCTGCGGCCGCTTCATCGTCTTTGAGCGTCGATCCGTGGTACTTGGCCTTGTTTTCCATGAAGGAAACCCCCTTCCCCATCACCGTTTCGGCTATGATAACGGAAGGGTACCGGGGATCATCCACCTCGCTGGAGCGAACTTGCCTGAGAGCCTGAAAGATCTCGTCGAAATTATGGCCGTCCCCGACACGAATCGTATTCCACTGGGAGGCGGCGTATTCCGCTTCGATTTCCTGGGGCATGACCGAGTCCGTGTCTCCGCCGATCTGGAGGTGGTTCCGGTCGATGACGCAGCACAGGTCATTGAGCTCGTACTTGACGGCAAACCGCCGTGCCTCGGCAATCTGCCCCTTCTGCTGCTCCCCGTCGCCCATGAGCACGAACGTGGAGGCTCGGCTGCCTCTCAGTTTGAGCCCGAGGGCCATTCCCGCGCCGACGGACAACCCCTGGCCGAGATTCCCCGTATTCCATTCGACCCCGGGCACGCAGCATTCGACATGGCCCGCATAGGATGATCCCGCCTGCCGGAATTCGAGGATGAAGTTGTCCTCGGGAGTGTACCCGAATTCGGCCAGCACACTGTAGACGCACGGGCTGATATGCCCCATGCTGACGACCACCCGATCCCGTTCGGGCCAGCAGGGATCGTCCGGGCGGTGTTCGAGCGTGCAGTAAAGCATGAGCACCAAATGCAGAGACGACATGGAGCCGCCCGGGTGCCCGCTCCCGGCGAGCGTCGTGCTGAGAATGATCCTGCGCATGCAACGGAGCCACATCTGGTGGAGGGTTTCACGTTGCGCATCGGTGAGGGACCTTTGTTGCAGGGAGATGCTGAACATGGCGGAGATCGATCCTTCCTAGTGAACAGATTCGACTCTTGTCGGTTCGTCCTTGACATTCAGACGGGCGGTGACCGCATCCGCAAACGCCAGCACCGCCTTCTTGAAGGGAGAATCGCCGTCCTCTTCGAGAACCGGACGGCCCTTGTCGCCGCCCTCCACCACTCGAGGATCGAAAGGAAGCTCTCCGAGGAAGGGAATGTTCATCAGTTTGGACGTGCGCTTGCCTCCGCCGGTTCGGAAGATCGGGATGAACTCGTTGCAGTGAGGGCAGAAAAGGCCCGACATGTTTTCAACCAGGCCGAGCATGTCCAGGTTGACCTTACGGCAGAAATTGATCGATTTGCGCACATCGGAAAGCGCGACTTCCTGGGGCGTGGTCACAATAATGGCCTTTGCCTCGGGGATCAGCCTGGAGATGGTCAAAGGCTCATCCCCCGTCCCGGGCGGACTGTCGATCACCAGGAAATCGAGATCGTCCCACTTGCAGTCCCTGAGAAACTGCTGGATCACATTGTGTTTCAACGGACCGCGCCAGATCATCGCCGCATCCGTGTCTTCGATCATGGACTCGATGGAGACCACCTTGAGGTTCGGCATGTACTGGTGAGGGAGGATCTCCTGTTCGGAGGTGATATTGAGGAGCCCCTGCAAACCGAGCATTCTGGGGATGCTCGGACCGTGTAGATCGATGTCCATCAGGCCCACCCGGAAACCCTTCCGAGCCAGACCCAATGCAAGGTAGGTCGCCACACTGCTCTTCCCGACCCCGCCCTTCCCGCTCATCACGAGGAGTTTGTGCCTGATTCGCATGAGCTTGCACCGAATCGCTTCTTCCTTGGATTTCTTGCCTGCGCCGACACAGCTCGCGCACGATTTCTCGTCACACTTCATGATCCATGCTCCTGTACGGTCTGATTTCGCAAAAAAAGAACGCGGTTACCTTAGAGTCAATCCGCCGAGTTGTCAACTTCCGCAAAGGCGGCGCCGCACAAATCGCCATCGTGGACGTAGACTCCCGTTCTCTTCCGTCTTATTAATTGTATTGATTCGATCCGACAAAAGCCAACTCGAACGTACCGCACGGAAACCGGGGTTGTCCCGGGAAAAGCCGGCCGCCATCGCAACGGAGACGGGTATGTGCCTCGAAGGGGCGGGAAAATCTTTTCTCCCCTTTCTTTTTCGGCGGATCATGGCTATTTGAACGGAGTATTCCGTTGCAGCGACGTCCACTCAATGAGGTCTCGACCATGCCGATCTACGAGTATCGTTGTCGTAAGTGTGGGACCGGGTTCGAATCCCTGGTGTTCGGCCGCGCGGACGAAGTGTCGTTGTGCTGCCCGGGATGCGGGGGAACGGATGTGGAGAAGCAGCTTTCCTGGTTTTCCACGTCACACGCCTCGGCATCCGACCGTGGGGCGCAGTGTGCCCCGAAGCCCGGCAGCCGTTTCGGTTGAGCCTGACCGGATGCGGGCGGTCGCCGCACGAGCGCTTCGGTGGGTTCTTCGGGTCCCCGGCCCCTTTGGCATTCGACGCATCAAGTCATCAACAGGAGAAACCAATGTCGTGGGAAGCGATTTTGCTGGTTGCGGGAGTGATCGGATGGTTCGTTTTGAACCGGTGGATATTGCCCAAGCTCGGGGTGCCTACCTGAATGGCGCCTTCTTGTGGAATCGGTGATTCCAAAAAGAAATCGCAAGACCCATCCCCCTGAGAGAGTCATCGCTTGTTCGGGATAGTCTCTGCGCCCCGGCAGGCGATGTCCGCTCGATGCCTGCTCAAAGGCCCGGGGCAGACCCTGCAAGCTGTCCCGGGCCTTTTCGTCACTTTCTGCCGTAAGTCGACCTCGACCGCTGGGGCGATGACTTGCGACCCAACAAGAATATCACCAAAATCACCACCGCGGCAATGGAACCCAAGATGGCCGTCAGCAGCTTCCAATCGATCAGGTGGATCATCAGCAACGATTGCCAGACCCTCTTGAACCAGCCGCCCAGGGGCAGGTCTTCCTGGCTGAATAGCGAGACGGTCCGCTTGGGCTGATCGCCAATGTAGAAAACGACTTCCCCCACCTTCTGACCGGCCTGCACAGGTGCGGTTATCTCCGCGGGGGCTTGAATTTCCCATCTCAACTGGGCCTTCTGCGCCTGACTGACGAGGAAACCCGCCGCCTCCTGTGGGTAAAGACCCAACTGATCCCTCTGACCCTTCCAGACCTTCACCGTGGTGACGGGCTGCCCCTGGGGAAAAGGCTGCACCAGCGTGTAGTACCGGAAACCGTAATTGAGCAGCTTGAGAGCCTCCCGTTCCCGAACGGCGGGGGTGCCCGCCCCCATCACCACCGCAAGAAGCCTCATCCCGTCACGTTTGGCCGTGGCGGCCAAATGGTATCCGGCCGCCGCCACGTATCCCGTCTTGAGACCGTCGACGCTCGGATCCTTGAGAAGCAGATGGTTCCGATTGTATTGAACGATGTTATTGTAAGTGTATTCGCGCATCGAGTGGTACTGGAGCGACTCGGGGAACTGCCTCAGGTACGCGGAATCCAGGATCGCCATGTCTCTGGCAGTGGTGGTCTGCCCTTCAACGGGCAGGCCGTGGGGATTGAGGAACCGGCTGTGCGTCATCCCCAACTCCCGAGTCTTCCGGTTCATCGCCTCCACAAAGGTCTCGGCACTGCCGCTCACATGTTCCGCCGCCGCAACGCACGCGTCATTCCCCGAAACCACGGCGATTCCCTTGAGCAACTCCTCCAGGGGAACCTTGGTCCCGACACCCACGAACATTTTCGATCCGCCCGTGCGCCACGCCGCTTCACTGATCCATATCTCGTCATTGAGATGAATTCGCCCCTGCCGCAGCGCTTCAAAGACAAGATAAAGCGACGCGATCTTGGTGAACGACGCCGGTTCGATGACTTCATCCGCATTCTGCTCGAACAGAATCGCCCCAGTGGATACTTCCATTAAGATCGCCGACTTGGCATTGACCTGCCCGGGCGACAGTTCCGCGCCCCCCGCCTTTGCAGACGGCGGCTCGACACCCTTTGCAGCCGGCGCCGACGCGGCAGGGGTCGCCTTTTTCCCGGGCATGGGCTGCACCTTGATTTTCCTTCCGGCTGCCTGTTCCGCCGCACCCCCGGCCCAGGGGACCGACAACAGCAGGAGCAACGCAACAACCATCGAACACCAACCGAAACGATTTCTATGCATGCATATCCTCTCGCAGTAAAGCAACCCGAGTATCCATTCCACGGCGGAAAGAGCCCCAACAAAGCCATGAGGCAGTTTCTGTCATGAAGCAGCAAAAATCAAGCGTGCTTTCCATCCGGGCGGACAGGATTCCACGTCAACACACGCACATCCCTGTTTTTTTCCCTGCAGGGGCATGAATCCGAACCTTTTCGACAAAACCGCCAAACTTATACTGCCAATAGCCCGGTTTTTCAAGGTCCACCGAACTCATCTTCAAAGCGCCGTCGGCCCCTCGCCCGGGAGCACTCCGGGGCGCCCCGAAAATACTATTTTTATGTTGTAGACTTTTCGCTCACACTCATTCGTCATTGTGGTTGACATGGGGACGAGTTTACAATAATCAGCAGAGAGTATTCTTGATCTCTTTACATATCGAATTATTTAAAGAAGCACGGCGGGAAAAAGGGGGGGCGATTGCTGTTTTCCAGGCCGAGCAGTGTCCTCCGGGTTGTACGGAGATAAGCATTGCATTGGCGTGCGAGCGCAATGAGGTCATCCCGAGGTGATTCAGAATGCCATCCACAAAAAGGAGCTGCACAATGAGAAGATACGGCACCATTTCTCTACTGACACTCGTCCTCGCACTGTGGGGGGTGGGCGTCGCCATGTCCCAGTCCCCGCCGGGATCGAAGGCCGGCGAAGAGCCCGTGATGGTGGGGCGGATATCGCATGTGGAGGGTGAACTCCTGCGCTATGTCCCTGACGACCAGGACTGGGTCGCAACGGTCAAGGACGCTCCGTTCGGCCTGGACGACGCTCTTTATTCCAGCGAGGATGGCAAGGGTGAGTTCATCATGCCCAACCAGACCTGGCTCAGAGTGGGGGCGACCACGCAGGTTCAGCTCATCGCCCTTCGCCCGGACGTCACCGAATGCGACGTGGCTTCAGGGGTCACTCGAGCCTACAACAAGAGCTCGGACGCCGTGATTAAGGCCACCACTCCTTTCGGATACGTCATGGCACCTCCGGGGACCATTTTTGACATATACGTCGGGGACGAATCCATGGAAGTCATCTGCATCACCGGGACCGTAGACTTCGTCATGCAGAACGAGACGGCGAAGTACCAGGTTTCAGCCGGGTCATCTTCCATTCTGTGCGATGGAAAGGACGTCGAAGAGGGCGCCGGCACGGTGGATTCCGACTGGGATGACTGGAATGCGGCCCGCGATGACTTGTGGACCAAGCGCGTGAACGTGAAGGGGGACTCCGTCCGCTACATGCCGCCGGAACTCCAGGACGACGCTTATGACCTGGATGAAAACGGCAGATGGGACACCGTCGAGTACGAAGGCCAGCAGAGAACCATGTGGCGTCCGACCAAGGTCCAGGAAGACTGGGAACCGTTCACCGAAGGCCGATGGACTGAATGGAACGAAGACCAGACCTGGGTTCCCGAGGAAGACTTCGGCTACACGACGCACCACTACGGCAACTGGGTCCGCCCCGATGCGTGCGGATGCTGGTATTGGACACCACCGGTGCGCGTGGTTCGTCGAGTCGCGGTCGGACCGGTCTGGGATACCTGTACCTGCTGGTATCCGGGCAGGGTCGCATGGATAGGCACTGGCGTGGACATCGGATGGTTCCCCCTCGCGCCGTTTGAACCTTACTACACCCACAGATGGTGGGGACCGGGCGTCAGCGTGGTCGGCGGCGTAGGCTTTGCGGGAATCAATATCAATATCGGAGGATATCGCTGGTGGAATCGTGCCGTCATCGTGAACCATAACAATTTCTACGGCGTGAACAACTACCGCAACGTCCGCGTCACGAACATCACCCACAACACCATCATCAACAACTACCATGGCTCGGCGGTGGTCAACAACAAGATCCTCAACAATTACGCCAACAACAAGCAGAAGTACAATTTCAACAACAAGGCGCTTGTCCACAACAAGCCTCACAACGACATCGTGAGAAGAATCAACAACAACAGGCAGATTGCCAAGCAGTCCCAGCGTCTCAACGCAAGAACCTTGGAAAACAGGACAAACAGGATCAGGACCGCTCAGGCCGGCAAGGCGGGAAGGATCCAACAGCCGAAGGCCACGAACAGGCTCGTCTCCGCAAACGAGAGGAACAAACCTCGAACCGGCACCCCCGGGCAGCAAAGGAATCTCAAGGGGAACGTGAAATCCCCGCGTCAGATTTCCATGCCGGGCAGACAGCCCACCGACAGGACCGGCACGCGGGAAGGCAGGCAAGGCATCCGGTCGCCTCGTGACCGGGGTGACAGAATCGGCGGACCGGCGACTCCTCAGCAGAGAGGGGACAGGCAGCAGTTGCAGCAGCAAAGACAGCAAGAACGCCAGCAGCAGATGCAGCAGCAAAGACAGCGCGGAGAGCAGCAACAGCAACAGCGCCTCCAGCAGCAACAGCAACGCCAGCAGCAGCGCCAGCAGCAGATGGAGCAGCAGAAACAGCGCAGGGAGCAGCAACAGCAACAGCGCCTCCAACAGCAGCAGCAGCGCCAACAGCAGATGCAGCAGCAACGGCAACAGCAGCAGCAACGCCAGCAACAGTTGCAACAGCAAAAACAGCAACAGCAGCAGCAGCGCCAGCAGAAAATGCAGCAGCAAAGACAGCAACAGCAACAACGCCAGCAACAGTTGCAGCAGCAAAGACAGCAACAGCAACAGCAGAGACAGCAGCAGATGCAGCAACAACGTCAACAACAGCAGCAACGTCAGCAACAGTTGCAACAACAACGCCAGCAGCAACGTCAACAGCAGCAACAACGCCAGCAGCAATTGCAACAGCAAAAACAGCAACAGCGTCAGCAGCAGATGCAGCGTCAGCAACAGCAGCGCCAGCAACAGCAACAGCAGAGACAGCAGCAGATGCAGCAGCAAAGGCAACGCCAGCAACAGCAGCAACAGCAGAGACAACAGCAGATGCAGCAACGCCAGCAACAGCAGCAACAGCAGAGACAACAGCAGATGCAGCAACGCCAGCAACAGCAGCAGCAGCAAAGGGCGCAGCAGCAGCAGCGTCAGCAGCAGTTGCAACAGCAAAGACAACAACAACAACAGCAGCAGCAACACAGGCGCTAACGATGCGCATAGGGGGCGGCCGGCATCCCATGGCGATGACCGTCCGCTCCAAGTCCTCCCTGATCGTCGTCCCCTCCTGGAAGCCATTCCAGGAGGGGTTTTTTTATTCTCACGGCGGAGCGGGAAAAATTCCTCTGCGTCCGCGGGCAAGTTGTCGCTTTCGTTTAACCTTCCGCTCGCCGGCTTCG from Syntrophobacter fumaroxidans MPOB includes these protein-coding regions:
- a CDS encoding CooT family nickel-binding protein, which codes for MCEANAYLLKDGKELLFMESVDVLEDEGSQIRVQSIFGEQKVVKARIRSMSLVEHKIVLEERT
- a CDS encoding RNA methyltransferase, with translation MRVNLENIAIVLNEPHYPENIGAAARSAKNMGIRRLLVVNPLDFDLDRVLKMATHAARDVVEAMEIYDDLRNALAPFRHVVGTTARLGSRRQRVRNPRQMADELVSISRENEAAILFGTESSGLTNEQLRFCDFLVTIPTADFASINLAQAVMIVAYELYTANREEPQRFVPRLAARRELEGMYDQLRDTLARINFINQDNPDYWMLSVRRFFSRIGLRAGEVKIVRGICRQIDWYCDRKDEDGPASVPNGKHSPNR
- the amrB gene encoding AmmeMemoRadiSam system protein B codes for the protein MDTNERQCNDDSSGDRLRGKLIFNCGEGHMCAERIRESVIAGSWYPDNPGALRNEIAGYLKRARPHPGRENLIGLVAPHAGYMYSGEVAAHAYRQLEGSRFERVLIVAPSHRTRFPSSTIYHLGGFRTPLGVVPLDVDLVQAFLEHPQLRGYYPQAEDQEHSLEIQLPFLQVVLGEFKLVPIIMGNQTYEHCTELAELIEKLCRNKNVLLIASSDLSHYHSYREAKQLDGIVTARVAAFDCQGLFRDLNDGACEACGAGPMVAVMLAAGKLGANVSRVLHYANSGDVTGERSGVVGYMAAAFYRE
- the amrA gene encoding AmmeMemoRadiSam system protein A, which codes for MHRGKVGVDLGLSAEEKQTLRQIAFQAIRSRCFGEPLPEPSPESPGLKERRGAFVCLHKGKELRGCIGMIEPIEPLYKTVRNMAVEAAFGDPRFCALQSDELDRVDIEISVLTRLERISDTERIEIGKHGIYIRKNYQTGLLLPQVATDNHWDTREFLEWTCRKAGIPSDAWKDPDTEIYIFSADIF
- a CDS encoding zinc dependent phospholipase C family protein; protein product: MPKERYHLMIADRCFDAMRASKTLPLSLDAHRFAFRLGSISPDTLFYDLPFFFFSDTGRALHRFAARASIGAFAARLDGRQTSLRDEGLAWVLGMASHFLADELYHPVINRLAHPERGFCPPKLSAGDCHHWVESEMEAARLSLSAPPDGYAAFLRKATRRSAVARISGFLHEFLKWWGAAPRIPGAGRIRCCFFWQASLLRVFAHVAAGRNKSLLTRHRATTYAGALIVPPLPVLPAILERTGRAEPDLLALFSDEFFDSAVNLLSGRLSELAARF
- a CDS encoding transketolase, translating into MFSISLQQRSLTDAQRETLHQMWLRCMRRIILSTTLAGSGHPGGSMSSLHLVLMLYCTLEHRPDDPCWPERDRVVVSMGHISPCVYSVLAEFGYTPEDNFILEFRQAGSSYAGHVECCVPGVEWNTGNLGQGLSVGAGMALGLKLRGSRASTFVLMGDGEQQKGQIAEARRFAVKYELNDLCCVIDRNHLQIGGDTDSVMPQEIEAEYAASQWNTIRVGDGHNFDEIFQALRQVRSSEVDDPRYPSVIIAETVMGKGVSFMENKAKYHGSTLKDDEAAAALKELGLDNPLPALRGRRKTLRVFHAPFCPALDHSKIEPGQPKTYAMDVTTDCRSAYGAALEDLARLNNAGEHPRILGFSCDLEGSVKMDAFHRQNPGCFFEGGIQEHNTATLAGAASKEGFVVFFSTFGVFGVSEVYNQQRLNDINHTHLKLVCTHLGLDVGEDGQTHQCIDYIGLVQNLYGFSIFMPADPNQTDRIVRHVASHPGNHFVGMGRSKMGIISDESGKPFFGGDYRFVPGKADWLRRGGHGAILSCGPVVHNALRAREELAARHGIEMSVLNLASIKPLDADAVLEAAGTGFVITAEDHHIDTGLGARVSTVLAEAGAACRMIRLGVRSYGLSGHPEVLYRLEGLDAEGIVKTVLQARSDGRIRG
- a CDS encoding Mrp/NBP35 family ATP-binding protein, whose amino-acid sequence is MKCDEKSCASCVGAGKKSKEEAIRCKLMRIRHKLLVMSGKGGVGKSSVATYLALGLARKGFRVGLMDIDLHGPSIPRMLGLQGLLNITSEQEILPHQYMPNLKVVSIESMIEDTDAAMIWRGPLKHNVIQQFLRDCKWDDLDFLVIDSPPGTGDEPLTISRLIPEAKAIIVTTPQEVALSDVRKSINFCRKVNLDMLGLVENMSGLFCPHCNEFIPIFRTGGGKRTSKLMNIPFLGELPFDPRVVEGGDKGRPVLEEDGDSPFKKAVLAFADAVTARLNVKDEPTRVESVH
- a CDS encoding FmdB family zinc ribbon protein, with amino-acid sequence MQRRPLNEVSTMPIYEYRCRKCGTGFESLVFGRADEVSLCCPGCGGTDVEKQLSWFSTSHASASDRGAQCAPKPGSRFG